GCAGCTGTGCCGACACCGCTGCGGCCAGGCCCACGGGACCTGCACCGGCAATGTAGACGGTGGACCCCACCCCCACGCCTGCCGTAACTGCGCCGTGATAGCCGGTGGGGAAGATATCCGAGAGCATGGTCAGGTCCAGGATCTTCTCCATGGCCTGGTCCTTGTCCGGGAACTTCAGGAGGTTCCAGTCCGCGTAAGGCACCAGCGCGTACTCGGCCTGCCCTCCGACCCAGCCGCCCATGTCCACGTATCCGTAGGCGCTTCCGGGCCGGTCCGGGTTGACATTCAGGCAGATTCCGGTCTTACGTTCCTTGCAGTTCCGGCACCGGCCGCAGGAGATATTGAACGGCACCGACACCAGGTCACCCACGTTGATGTACTCCACGTCGGGTCCGGTTTCCACGACTTCCCCGGTGATCTCATGACCCAGGATCAGGTTCGGCGGCGCCGTCGTGCGGCCCCGGACCATGTGCTGGTCGGATCCGCAGATGTTCGTGGTGACCACCTTCAGGATGGCCGCGTGCGGAAGTTTGCGGCCGATGTTGGCAGGATTCACCCCCGGCCCGTCCTGCAGCTCGAAGGACGGGTAATCAATGTCCTGGACTTCCACTACACCCGGTTCAAGATAGGCAATTCCTCGGTTGGAACTCATGTCTTCCTCGCTGTCGTCTCGTCGTCGTTGACGTCCGCGCTCTGTGCGTTCCCCCATGCGGTGCGCCCTATGGGAGCGAGGTTACAACGGGGGCTGTGGCTGCGGTAGACGGTAATGCTTCCGGATCCACAGCAGATCCGGAGAGGGTGTGTGGTTCCCGCTTAACGCACTCAGGGAGGTGTGGAACACACCTCCCTGAGAGCAAAACTATGGAGCCGGGTGCGGCTAGCCCTGGCCGTTGGAGCCGGCTGCTCCCTCGCGTTCCTGCGCTGCGATCTGCTCGTGGACCGCCTTCATGTCCAGGCCCTTGACCGCTTCCACCAGTTCGCTGAACTGGCTGGCGTTCAGGGCGCCGGGCTGGGAGAACACCAGAACCTTTTCCCGGAAGGCCATGAGGGTGGGAATGGAGGTGATGGCGGCGGCAGCTGCCAGACTCTGCTCGGCCTCGGTGTCCACCTTGCCAAAGATGATGTCGTCGTGCTGCTGGGAAACGGATTCATATACGGGCGCAAACTGCTTGCAGGGTCCGCACCAGT
This window of the Arthrobacter sp. zg-Y919 genome carries:
- the fdhA gene encoding formaldehyde dehydrogenase, glutathione-independent, producing the protein MSSNRGIAYLEPGVVEVQDIDYPSFELQDGPGVNPANIGRKLPHAAILKVVTTNICGSDQHMVRGRTTAPPNLILGHEITGEVVETGPDVEYINVGDLVSVPFNISCGRCRNCKERKTGICLNVNPDRPGSAYGYVDMGGWVGGQAEYALVPYADWNLLKFPDKDQAMEKILDLTMLSDIFPTGYHGAVTAGVGVGSTVYIAGAGPVGLAAAVSAQLLGAAAVIVGDLNEERLAQARSFGCETVDVSLGDPRDQIEMILGVPEVDCGVDAVGFEARGHGAGSSSEAPATVLNSLMDITAAGGALGIPGLYVTGDPGGVDEAAQKGSLSLNLGAGWAKSLSFTTGQCPVMKYNRELMMAILHDKVQIAKAVSATPISLDQAPEAYREFDSGVAKKYVIDPNGMVGSH
- a CDS encoding thioredoxin family protein yields the protein MATIDITEATFPETIEENDIVFVDFWADWCGPCKQFAPVYESVSQQHDDIIFGKVDTEAEQSLAAAAAITSIPTLMAFREKVLVFSQPGALNASQFSELVEAVKGLDMKAVHEQIAAQEREGAAGSNGQG